One genomic segment of Candidatus Woesearchaeota archaeon includes these proteins:
- a CDS encoding V-type ATP synthase subunit D, whose translation MGSKTRSDLLEVKHKTALAKRGHSLLKKKQDVLINKFFTLVQEYKSFKKDIVIKTRTAYKSLSLDIAYTGIFSARAVSYAMPSYFDISFEEQNIMGVRIPNITVKKKEGVEASYQNSPQLAEAAKMFQHVFEDLIKLASLETTLLALADEIKKVKRRVNALEHIQIPNLEQEQKDIRFALEEQEREGFMRLKVIKNKLQSS comes from the coding sequence ATGGGAAGTAAGACGAGAAGCGATTTACTTGAAGTAAAACATAAGACAGCTCTTGCTAAGAGGGGCCATAGTCTGCTTAAGAAAAAACAAGATGTTCTTATCAACAAGTTCTTCACGTTGGTTCAAGAGTACAAATCGTTTAAGAAAGACATTGTTATAAAAACAAGAACTGCTTACAAGTCGCTCTCCTTAGATATCGCATATACAGGTATTTTTTCCGCAAGGGCTGTTTCTTACGCGATGCCTTCCTACTTTGACATCTCTTTTGAAGAACAAAACATTATGGGTGTTAGAATTCCTAACATCACCGTTAAGAAAAAAGAAGGAGTTGAGGCATCATATCAGAACAGCCCTCAACTCGCAGAAGCTGCGAAGATGTTTCAACACGTTTTTGAAGATCTCATAAAACTTGCAAGCCTTGAAACCACTCTTCTTGCCCTTGCGGATGAAATCAAAAAAGTCAAAAGAAGAGTAAACGCTCTTGAACACATACAAATCCCAAATCTTGAGCAAGAGCAAAAGGATATTCGTTTTGCACTTGAAGAACAAGAAAGGGAAGGATTTATGCGTCTTAAAGTAATCAAAAACAAACTACAATCTTCCTAA